DNA sequence from the Pseudoduganella plicata genome:
GCGGTAGCGCACGGCGAACGTGCCGTCCGCCGCTTTCTGCACGGTGCCGACCACGACGGCGTCCGCGCCTTTCGATTTCCAGGCCGACAGGTCGACATTGTTGACGTCGCTGATCGTGCCCGCATCGATGACCTTGAAGGCGCCGCTGCGTTCCAGGTCGGTCTTGATGACTTTCGAGATCTGCGTGGGGGAGATGGACTCGTCGGCAAACGTCGCCACGGCAACGGGAATCTGGTTGCTGCCGACGCCGGAAATTTCCACGCGCAGTTGCGCCTGGGCGGACAGGGCCGCCAGCATGCCGGCGGTCAGGAAAACGGTATTGAGTTTGTTCATAGTTCGCATCAAGGCAGATCCTTCAATTTAAATGCGGCGGTGATGTCCCGTTCCACCGTACCGTCTTGCTTTTTCGGAAGAGGCGACGATTTGGCAATCGCGTTCTCCACGGCGGTATCGTAGGCGGGTATCCCGCTGCTCTTGATCTTTCGGACCGAAATAATTTCCCCAGTTGGCAATTGCGTGATCTGGAACTCCGCACTCGGGTTGCCCGGAACGTCCTGGCTGCCCGCGTAGCTGATATTGCTCTTGATCTTCGCAGCGATCTTGGCCTTGTAGCCGCTGTCGGAACGCGGCGCCGTCGACTTCTCGGCCGTGCCCGTGCCGCCCGCAGCCGAACCCATGATGCGGCGCATTTCTTCCGCGCGCTGCTTCTCGAGCTTGGCGGCCGATTCGGCGGCGGCCTTTTTCTTCGCCAGTTCCTTTTTCTTCTCGTCGTCTTTTTTCTTCTCGGCCGCTTCTTTGTCCTCGGCCAGCTTCTGCTTTTCTTCTTCTTCGCGCTTTTTCTTCTCGGCGAGCTTCCTGTCCTCGAGCTTTTTCTGCTCGAGTTTTTCCTTGCGCTCTTCCTCCAGCTTGCGCTGCTTCGCTTCCTGTTCCGCAGCCAGCTTTTCTTCCAGCTTCTTCTTCTCGCGTTCCTTCCTCAAGGCGATCTCCGGATCCACCTTCGGCGGGGCGACCTTTTCCGGCGGCGCCACGGGCGTCGGTGGCGGCGGCGGTGGCGGCGTGCGTACCGGTTCCGGTTCCGGCTCTGGTTCCGGCTCCGGCTCCGGGGCTTTCGGCGCGGCCTGCTGCGTCGTCAGGTCCCATACTTCCGCTTCCACGGCCACCGGCTCCGAATTCTGCCAGTTGATGCCGCCCCACAGGAACACGAACAGCAGCACGTGCATGCCGATGGCCAGCGCGAACGAGCGCCAGCCGCTGTCGGGCCTGGGCACCCGGTAGGGGCCGCGGGGTGGTTCCGCCGGTGTTGCAGTGTTCGTCATGCCGTTACTTGGTCGCCAGTCCGACGCGCGCGATGCCCATCTTCTTCGCTTCCGAAATCAGCTGGATCACGTCGTCGTAC
Encoded proteins:
- the tolA gene encoding cell envelope integrity protein TolA, whose protein sequence is MTNTATPAEPPRGPYRVPRPDSGWRSFALAIGMHVLLFVFLWGGINWQNSEPVAVEAEVWDLTTQQAAPKAPEPEPEPEPEPEPVRTPPPPPPPTPVAPPEKVAPPKVDPEIALRKEREKKKLEEKLAAEQEAKQRKLEEERKEKLEQKKLEDRKLAEKKKREEEEKQKLAEDKEAAEKKKDDEKKKELAKKKAAAESAAKLEKQRAEEMRRIMGSAAGGTGTAEKSTAPRSDSGYKAKIAAKIKSNISYAGSQDVPGNPSAEFQITQLPTGEIISVRKIKSSGIPAYDTAVENAIAKSSPLPKKQDGTVERDITAAFKLKDLP